A single genomic interval of Terriglobia bacterium harbors:
- a CDS encoding dynamin family protein: MATNTDGLNEYQQRRLSVTCRHIDKLLSDIEAVLWASASKSPFPKYISDISPAQRRVSEDYIARIRARLVRTLESQDISIEPPSIPATRTLYMALTFVDISVEELRPRYMRGYGEVSPAAATELNGIVGELEGLVNQLNIFIGQASVSNLQQRIEALESAGTDTKLLKSLERIIGERGLVEFRSTLSMILERLEDKRFEIAIFGRASSGKSSLLNHMLQNEVLPVGVTPITALPTRLVFGEAPAIQVWYADNRASEAFGISRLAEFVVEEHNPGNAKHVSRVVVQFPSAALRDGIVFVDTPGLGSLATSGAAETIAYLPRCDLGVVLIDAGSTLTPDDLQTIQALYQAGIPANVLLSKADLLTDSNRAKMIGYAREHIRSELNLDITVHPVSVLPGHEPLFQAWLKEDIAPLFERRQELKLRSLQRKIGMLRESVGAALRARITRAEHTSSAITTDTRVLDANFRQATARIEETETAAKRIVEDLSKSADAVLDTAAQSLVEAWASADAAAAPDDTAVRNAVQTHTQTRVNAVQELLSGLAQDLASVLNDTAQDLQIANAPAAEEFDGVLREMPAFDPSPFRLRVSPPTIASLLGKGMAQRATQRQLRERIGSKLADALDTYGGLLRSWLENVIAHLHRRFEAYAGAYRAQLERTFAGGDASGDEKRGIEADLKELGMDTDATRPAVHV; the protein is encoded by the coding sequence ATGGCAACGAACACCGATGGCCTGAACGAGTACCAACAGCGCCGGCTGAGCGTCACGTGCAGGCACATCGACAAACTGCTGTCTGACATCGAAGCCGTTCTCTGGGCGTCGGCGTCAAAATCGCCTTTTCCGAAATACATTTCCGACATTTCCCCTGCGCAGCGGCGCGTCAGCGAAGACTACATCGCGCGCATTCGCGCTCGTCTTGTCCGCACTCTGGAGAGCCAGGATATTTCGATCGAGCCGCCGTCGATTCCGGCAACACGTACTTTGTACATGGCCCTCACGTTTGTCGACATCTCGGTGGAAGAGCTTCGGCCACGGTACATGCGAGGTTATGGTGAAGTTTCCCCCGCGGCGGCCACCGAGTTGAACGGGATCGTGGGTGAGTTGGAAGGGCTCGTCAATCAGCTCAACATCTTCATCGGTCAAGCCTCCGTCAGCAATCTTCAACAGCGAATCGAGGCGCTGGAATCTGCTGGTACGGACACGAAGCTGCTTAAGAGCCTGGAGCGCATTATTGGCGAGCGGGGCCTGGTCGAATTTCGCTCCACGCTCAGCATGATCTTGGAACGCCTGGAGGACAAACGCTTCGAGATCGCGATCTTCGGCCGAGCCAGCTCGGGAAAGTCGTCGCTGCTTAACCACATGCTGCAGAACGAAGTGTTGCCGGTCGGAGTCACGCCGATCACGGCACTGCCAACGCGGCTGGTGTTCGGCGAAGCTCCGGCCATACAGGTCTGGTACGCCGACAATCGGGCGTCCGAGGCATTCGGCATTTCGCGATTGGCCGAATTTGTCGTAGAAGAGCACAACCCGGGAAATGCCAAGCATGTGAGCAGAGTTGTGGTCCAGTTTCCGTCGGCTGCATTGCGCGACGGCATTGTGTTCGTTGACACGCCCGGACTGGGCTCGTTGGCAACCTCTGGGGCGGCCGAGACCATCGCTTATCTGCCTCGCTGCGATCTCGGGGTGGTGCTCATTGATGCGGGATCAACGCTTACGCCCGACGATCTGCAAACCATCCAAGCGCTGTATCAGGCGGGCATTCCAGCCAACGTCCTGCTCAGCAAGGCCGACCTGCTGACGGACTCGAATCGCGCCAAGATGATCGGTTATGCCCGGGAACATATTCGCTCGGAGCTTAATCTGGACATCACCGTCCATCCGGTCAGCGTCTTGCCCGGCCATGAGCCATTGTTCCAAGCGTGGCTTAAGGAGGACATCGCGCCGTTGTTCGAACGTCGGCAGGAACTGAAGTTGCGCTCCCTGCAGCGCAAAATCGGCATGTTGCGCGAATCCGTTGGCGCGGCCCTGCGCGCACGAATCACGCGCGCGGAGCACACCTCGTCTGCGATTACAACCGACACGCGCGTGCTGGATGCGAACTTCCGCCAGGCAACGGCGCGCATTGAGGAAACCGAAACTGCGGCGAAGCGGATCGTCGAAGATTTGTCCAAGTCAGCCGATGCGGTTCTGGATACTGCTGCGCAGAGCTTAGTGGAAGCCTGGGCGTCTGCAGATGCAGCAGCCGCACCCGATGACACGGCAGTACGCAACGCGGTGCAGACTCACACTCAGACGCGGGTCAACGCAGTTCAGGAGCTGCTGTCCGGATTGGCACAAGACCTGGCAAGCGTTCTGAATGACACCGCACAAGATCTGCAGATCGCAAATGCTCCCGCGGCCGAAGAGTTCGACGGAGTCTTGCGGGAGATGCCGGCATTCGATCCGTCTCCCTTCCGGCTACGGGTGTCACCTCCAACAATAGCGAGTTTGCTGGGCAAAGGGATGGCACAGCGTGCTACTCAGCGCCAGCTTCGGGAGCGCATCGGGTCGAAGCTGGCCGACGCTCTCGACACGTATGGCGGATTGCTACGGTCTTGGCTGGAAAATGTCATTGCTCACCTGCATCGACGGTTTGAGGCATATGCCGGAGCCTATCGAGCGCAATTGGAGCGGACCTTCGCTGGTGGTGATGCGTCTGGCGATGAAAAGAGGGGAATTGAGGCGGATCTGAAAGAGCTAGGCATGGATACAGACGCAACCAGGCCAGCGGTTCACGTTTAG